The proteins below are encoded in one region of Carcharodon carcharias isolate sCarCar2 chromosome 2, sCarCar2.pri, whole genome shotgun sequence:
- the LOC121286743 gene encoding C-C motif chemokine 20-like isoform X2: MSAVRNLVVTVLFSLLVLNMLDDSVSTSDCCLRYSKKRLPFRLISGYVEQQSNEICDIDAIIFYTVGGQAICANPDSRWVKVALKLLSKKLEEMSLD, from the exons ATGAGCGCTGTGAGGAACCTTGTGGTGACTGTTTTATTCTCACTGTTGGTGCTGAACATGCTCGATGACTCAGTCTCTACGT CAGATTGCTGTCTCCGTTATTCAAAGAAACGGTTGCCATTCAGATTAATCTCCGGCTATGTGGAGCAACAATCCAATGAGATCTGTGACATAGATGCAATCAT ATTCTACACTGTTGGAGGACAGGCAATATGTGCAAATCCTGACAGTCGTTGGGTGAAAGTTGCATTGAAATTGCTGAG CAAAAAACTGGAAGAAATGTCCCTTGATTGA
- the LOC121286743 gene encoding C-C motif chemokine 20-like isoform X1, which yields MSAVRNLVVTVLFSLLVLNMLDDSVSTSADCCLRYSKKRLPFRLISGYVEQQSNEICDIDAIIFYTVGGQAICANPDSRWVKVALKLLSKKLEEMSLD from the exons ATGAGCGCTGTGAGGAACCTTGTGGTGACTGTTTTATTCTCACTGTTGGTGCTGAACATGCTCGATGACTCAGTCTCTACGT CAGCAGATTGCTGTCTCCGTTATTCAAAGAAACGGTTGCCATTCAGATTAATCTCCGGCTATGTGGAGCAACAATCCAATGAGATCTGTGACATAGATGCAATCAT ATTCTACACTGTTGGAGGACAGGCAATATGTGCAAATCCTGACAGTCGTTGGGTGAAAGTTGCATTGAAATTGCTGAG CAAAAAACTGGAAGAAATGTCCCTTGATTGA
- the LOC121286743 gene encoding C-C motif chemokine 20-like isoform X3: protein MGPMQHMACQNLCKDADCCLRYSKKRLPFRLISGYVEQQSNEICDIDAIIFYTVGGQAICANPDSRWVKVALKLLSKKLEEMSLD, encoded by the exons ATGGGACCAATGCAGCATATGGCATGTCAAAATCTATGTAAAGATG CAGATTGCTGTCTCCGTTATTCAAAGAAACGGTTGCCATTCAGATTAATCTCCGGCTATGTGGAGCAACAATCCAATGAGATCTGTGACATAGATGCAATCAT ATTCTACACTGTTGGAGGACAGGCAATATGTGCAAATCCTGACAGTCGTTGGGTGAAAGTTGCATTGAAATTGCTGAG CAAAAAACTGGAAGAAATGTCCCTTGATTGA